A single region of the Anguilla anguilla isolate fAngAng1 chromosome 17, fAngAng1.pri, whole genome shotgun sequence genome encodes:
- the LOC118216339 gene encoding gap junction gamma-1 protein-like yields the protein MSWSFLTRLLEEIHNHSTFVGKLWLTVLIVFRIVLTAVGGESIYYDEQSKFVCNSGQPGCENVCYDAFAPLSHVRFWVFQIILVAMPSLIYLGYAINKIARLEEGGGACQPGAGPPGFTHRRPRKIFFGGRGQGRGVSEEAEEDQEDDPMIYEVPEMEGRMEMAPPRRRTKARHDGRRRIRADGLMRVYVAQLLTRTALEAGFLAGQYALYGLAVPSVFVCSDPPCPHRVDCFVSRPTEKTIFLRIMYSVTLLCLALDLWEMLHLGAGTLCDIIRRRRSPPPEDEYQLGSLGPGVGAGVGGAGGPAGEDESGGGVPGGDYGSYPFSWNTPLAPPGYNIAVKPEQPPYADLSNGKMACRQNRANIAQEEQQQFGSNEENFPMGETRVSLQKEVQEAQDQLEAALQAYSRQHEDGEKPQSNVALPHRERKHRERKQRSGSKHSSAKSREDSSTSSVSSNSKSAETKPSVWI from the coding sequence ATGAGCTGGAGCTTCCTCACCCGGCTCCTGGAGGAGATCCACAACCACTCCACCTTCGTGGGGAAGCTGTGGCTGACGGTGCTCATCGTCTTCCGCATCGTGCTGACGGCGGTGGGCGGGGAGTCCATCTACTACGATGAGCAGAGCAAGTTCGTCTGCAACTCGGGCCAGCCGGGCTGCGAGAACGTGTGCTACGACGCCTTCGCCCCGCTCTCGCACGTCCGCTTCTGGGTCTTCCAGATCATCCTGGTGGCCATGCCCTCGCTCATCTACCTGGGCTACGCCATCAACAAGATCGCccggctggaggaggggggcggagcctgccagccgggggcggggcccccgGGATTCACCCACAGGAGACCCCGCAAGATATTCttcggtgggcggggccaggggaggGGCGTGTccgaggaggcggaggaggaccaggaggaCGACCCCATGATCTACGAGGTGCCCGAGATGGAGGGGCGGATGGAGATGGCCCCGCCCCGGCGGAGGACGAAGGCGCGTCACGACGGGCGGCGGCGTATCCGTGCCGACGGGCTGATGCGGGTGTACGTGGCGCAGCTGCTGACGCGCACGGCCCTGGAGGCGGGGTTCCTGGCCGGGCAGTACGCCCTGTACGGGCTGGCCGTGCCGTCCGTCTTCGTCTGCTCCGACCCGCCCTGCCCGCACCGCGTGGACTGCTTCGTCTCGCGGCCCACGGAGAAGACCATCTTCCTGCGCATCATGTACAGCGTCACCCTGCTCTGCCTGGCGCTCGACCTGTGGGAGATGCTGCACCTGGGGGCGGGcaccctctgtgacatcatacgCCGCCGTCGGAGCCCGCCCCCCGAGGACGAGTACCAGCTGGGCTCGCTGGGgcccggggtgggggcgggagtgggcggggctggtggCCCCGCCGGCGAGGACgagagcgggggaggggtgCCGGGCGGGGACTACGGCAGCTACCCCTTCTCTTGGAACacccccctggccccgcccggcTACAACATCGCGGTGAAGCCCGAGCAGCCGCCGTACGCAGACCTGAGCAACGGCAAGATGGCCTGCCGGCAGAACCGGGCCAACATCGcccaggaggagcagcagcagttcGGCAGCAACGAGGAGAACTTCCCCATGGGGGAGACGCGCGTCTCCCTGCAGAAGGAGGTCCAGGAGGCGCAGGACCAGCTGGAGGCGGCGCTCCAGGCCTACAGCCGGCAGCACGAGGACGGGGAGAAGCCTCAGAGCAACGTGGCGCTCCCGCACCGCGAGCGGAAACACCGCGAGCGGAAGCAGCGCTCcggatccaaacacagcagcGCCAAGAGCAGGGAGGACTCCAGCACCAGCAGCGTCAGCAGCAACAGCAAGTCCGCAGAGACCAAGCCCTCTGTGTGGATCTGA